In Aspergillus fumigatus Af293 chromosome 2, whole genome shotgun sequence, a genomic segment contains:
- a CDS encoding protein kinase RIM15, whose translation MAGNGTPSAQFLAPPAVTALRQEARGIDPKFPPMTRSLSENMREEREELKEAAEQTLNVIVDLDLDGRIKWVSPSWRQVVGSCPESIEGRMISDFLVDNKTAFHDAIESMKEDDSRSRFIRFSVRMGPESILKYSPEPRPVDTVTEESSEGSQPSKEVDNCHDVLSMEGQGIMVFERTPDGTGHTMWMLRPFNQPREVTIDLPPLLVESLGVGAEVLANYLTTLAEAAANEPDPSKYPAPNPVLCRICERQITPWWFEKHSDLCLQEHRAEMDVQIAQENLNEHRHAIVKVLDALEARQSRPLAGETPSPMPQPEYKGLAIGPSPAVSAPSSGNVSSSSSAPCTPPRSREHSASDGGHARGRSFAVRRPLTRIVELILDLCDTALEINMPVIKEPRGDSLDDFRTLSPQSESRISQVMQWQSPSSNTLEQEQGLAALSADTEQVCKAKVDAVIRHRKIVEYAERIRIEYTVMVEDCIAAALSKAERIAAGQLSDSTCSSEDELPPESVTASSATANGSSTAVVPPLSPQPVTRQPTPSTSALTMSMRNTSERFQFPHTEGRSSSVAVSTGSNSPMECPTPRSHRSTAGLLGTSQPSRRGLSMVDLDAGEMSDSSVLSSAFTGAVRTESPASDRSLERKRRSLVLPGLSSSPRRQPSPARMSTPHSPLRMPKPRLSSGAESLPSPIVSPSTHASELAHYHYRHHRRQSSATSSDATKPPVSPHLTSASQPQPRPAPPSIKDFEIIKPISKGAFGSVYLSKKKSTGEYFAIKVLKKADMVAKNQVTNVKAERAIMMWQGESDFVAKLYWTFSSKDYLYLVMEYLNGGDCASLVKVLGGLPEDWAKKYIAEVVLGVEHLHSRGIVHRDLKPDNLLIDQRGHLKLTDFGLSRMGLVGRQKRVLKSLNEPAPDLLKQGPFPRATSIASSRSASFDFQAPGSPGSTPLMTPDLSGSLNQPSYFSLNQSGLSRQPSRRASGYRSDSGGSENLSAMFRNFSLTEGNETASSLPPSSLPVPVPSSSNVAEEESQSEAGESPRLYPLLPTLSNSVPLSTPPQQSMMPPLMALFDPEDHNRRFVGTPDYLAPETINGLGQDEMSDWWSLGCIMFEFLFGYPPFNAPTPDEVFENILHQRINWPHEAEELASQEAIDLMKRLMTLDPRERIGANVGDKFPNGGAEIRSHPWFSDINWETLLEDKAQFVPNLENPEDTEYFDARGATLQPFAEELEEGISSQHVTAADRPHDALFKVRSQVNSMKRPLMPLHIPPHVRDSRSRRLSEPALADDFGSFSFKNLPMLEKANKDVIQKLRQEALQAQQRQYSSSIPQAIPPTQGSAATSGPLLEGSPLPMPLQRTLSHNKGNNRPSSPSSLSQANSSPSRPSQPSSPLLVQFSTGNNHERRKTSGSSSTNSHQSSGSFATGSTDQGRMANIKLGSSASSPIKIGRGGTHSPDKTPSGHRQGSIPTTRARSQTIGSQDGEFSSSLAKESYVAGHYKRRSQLFDISPSSSDNEDPRTKALLKVQRRRQSSRRLSQINILDGPFFRPLDVLICEDHPVSRMVMERLFEKLRCRTITAVNGAEAMRYALSEVQFDIIMTEFKLPQVNGADLARMVRETRSANRHTPIIAVTGYLKDLPETHHFDALIQKPPTLTKLTEALCKFCQWKPPPKDYSPSQPFAGQPSTLRHAALAANADQSPSSTTSPGFAVVPSSSYRGSSREDSIGSSYFGDMDSIKAEEPPLVVSRPKDEWVSSHPEGLGISDDSTPKSSTDSESYPSSNAVPFPHLLHAASAPAAMEPSGKAKPRKQRSSESIRAKRQSLEKKRYECAESGDDEDEELGNAPVRTPSSRSRSHRPVSKLGVEMMRTNSRGSVVSGSEELLRKEREALEKGKNGESENAIESGEEPTSSSPSTCDVEDRFDGLQISHNTIEERPDEEISPGHSPLPHGTDLDSTPSAATRPKQLSCSQHDRRITEIYGGTASQSPAAKSSTETLKKGQVTPPIIVSKEDEPGASAMILNTPSPRMSKDNLGTDADDYNRTTDSEATPRPRHTPSPNLDHDHTPRPSER comes from the exons ATGGCGGGAAATGGCACACCCAGTGCTCAGTTCCTTGCTCCCCCGGCCGTTACTGCCTTGAGGCAGGAAGCTCGGGGGATCGACCCGAAATTTCCACCCATGACTCGTTCCCTTAGCGAGAATATGCGGGAAGAACGCGAGGAGTTGAAGGAGGCAGCGGAGCAGACCTTGAACGTCATCGTGGATTTGGATCTGGACGGCCGCATCAAATGGGTCAGTCCATCATGGCGACAAGTGGTGGGGTCATGTCCTGAATCAATAGAAGGGCGAATGATTTCGGACTTCCTAGTCGACAACAAAACTGCCTTCCACGACGCTATTGAGTCCATGAAGGAAGATGATTCTCGCAGTCGGTTCATTCGCTTTAGTGTGAGGATGGGCCCTGAGTCAATACTGAAGTACTCGCCTGAACCCCGACCAGTCGACACGGTGACAGAAGAAAGCAGTGAGGGCTCTCAACCGTCGAAGGAAGTAGACAACTGCCATGATGTCTTGAGCATGGAAGGGCAGGGCATTATGGTATTTGAGCGGACGCCAGATGGGACGGGCCAT ACTATGTGGATGCTACGGCCTTTCAATCAACCCCGAGAAGTGACTATTGATCTTCCCCCCCTGTTGGTGGAGTCGTTGGGTGTCGGTGCTGAAGTGCTGGCGAACTATTTGACAACTCTCGCTGAGGCTGCGGCGAATGAACCCGATCCCTCGAAGTACCCGGCGCCCAATCCGGTCCTCTGTCGCATTTGTGAGCGTCAGATCACCCCTTGGTGGTTCGAGAAACACTCCGATCTCTGCCTTCAAGAACATCGGGCAGAGATGGACGTCCAGATCGCTCAGGAAAACCTTAATGAGCATCGCCACGCGATCGTGAAGGTTCTAGATGCATTGGAGGCTCGACAAAGCAGGCCTCTGGCGGGCGAAACGCCTTCTCCGATGCCGCAGCCGGAGTATAAAGGATTAGCGATTGGGCCATCTCCCGCTGTTTCCGCACCTTCGTCTGGAAATGTCTCGAGTTCTAGCTCGGCTCCATGCACTCCCCCCCGGTCTCGTGAACATTCGGCTTCGGATGGCGGCCATGCACGCGGCCGGTCATTTGCAGTTCGGCGACCGTTGACACGGATTGTTGAGCTGATTCTCGATCTGTGCGATACAGCTCTCGAAATTAACATGCCCGTGATCAAAGAGCCTCGTGGGGACAGCTTGGACGATTTCCGGACTCTCTCGCCGCAATCCGAATCTCGAATCTCCCAAGTCATGCAGTGGCAATCTCCCAGTTCCAACACTTTGGAACAGGAGCAGGGTCTCGCTGCGTTGAGCGCTGACACAGAGCAGGTCTGCAAAGCAAAAGTTGACGCTGTTATTCGCCATCGCAAGATCGTCGAATACGCAGAGCGGATTCGTATCGAATATACGGTGATGGTGGAAGACTGTATTGCAGCTGCCCTTAGTAAGGCTGAACGTATTGCTGCTGGCCAGTTGAGCGATTCCACTTGCTCATCGGAAGATGAACTTCCACCTGAAAGCGTCACTGCTTCCTCTGCGACGGCTAATGGCAGTAGCACTGCCGTCGTTCCCCCCCTGTCACCGCAGCCCGTGACCCGGCAACCAACTCCGTCGACATCTGCATTGACCATGTCAATGCGCAATACATCCGAACGCTTCCAGTTTCCGCACACCGAAGGCCGGTCCTCGTCGGTTGCCGTCTCTACAGGATCGAACAGCCCGATGGAATGTCCTACTCCCCGGTCGCACAGAAGTACCGCGGGATTATTAGGCACATCTCAGCCTTCTCGTCGGGGGCTCTCGATGGTGGATCTCGATGCGGGAGAAATGAGCGATAGCAGTgtgctttcttctgcttttaCCGGAGCCGTACGGACTGAGTCTCCAGCATCCGACCGGAGCTTGGAGAGAAAACGCAGAAGCTTGGTGCTCCCGGGGTTGTCCAGCTCCCCTCGCCGCCAGCCCTCACCCGCCAGAATGTCGACCCCTCACTCGCCCTTGCGCATGCCCAAACCTCGGCTCTCCAGCGGCGCTGAAAGCCTGCCGTCGCCCATAGTTTCACCTTCCACTCACGCAAGTGAACTAGCGCATTATCACTACCGCCATCATCGACGTCAGTCATCAGCAACTTCGTCGGATGCGACGAAGCCCCCGGTTTCTCCTCACCTGACATCAGCCAGTCAGCCTCAACCCCGCCCAGCGCCGCCGTCGATCAAAGATTTCGAGATCATCAAACCTATTAGCAAAGGCGCCTTTGGCAGCGTCTATCTGTCCAAGAAAAAGTCGACGGGAGAATACTTCGCGATCAAAGTTCTCAAAAAGGCCGACATGGTTGCCAAAAATCAGGTAACTAATGTCAAGGCTGAACGTGCCATCATGATGTGGCAGGGGGAAAGCGACTTCGTTGCCAAACTCTATTGGACGTTCTCGAGCAAAGACTATCTCTATCTGGTCATGGAGTATCTGAATGGCGGTGACTGTGCTTCCCTTGTCAAAGTCCTGGGCGGGCTCCCAGAAGACTGGGCTAAGAAGTATATAGCCGAGGTGGTCCTCGGAGTAGAACACCTGCATAGCAGGGGCATTGTTCATCGTGATCTGAAGCCGGACAATCTGCTGATCGATCAAAGGGGCCACCTCAAACTGACCGATTTTGGCCTGTCCCGTATGGGCTTGGTTGGACGTCAGAAGCGCGTCCTCAAGAGTTTGAATGAGCCAGCACCCGATCTTTTGAAGCAGGGTCCCTTTCCTCGCGCCACGTCTATTGCGTCCTCTCGGTCAGCGTCGTTCGATTTCCAGGCCCCTGGTTCACCAGGGTCAACACCGCTCATGACCCCCGACCTCTCTGGCAGTCTGAACCAGCCATCGTACTTCAGCCTTAATCAGAGCGGTCTCAGCCGCCAACCCTCGCGCCGGGCATCCGGCTACCGCAGTGACAGTGGTGGCAGCGAGAATCTGAGCGCCATGTTCCGAAATTTCTCTCTTACCGAGGGAAACGagactgcttcttctttacCGCCATCTTCCTTACCTGTGCCGGTACCATCGTCCAGTAACGTagccgaagaagagagtCAAAGTGAAGCCGGCGAGTCTCCTCGCTTGTATCCGCTTCTGCCGACCTTAAGCAACTCGGTGCCATTAAGCACTCCGCCTCAGCAGTCGATGATGCCACCCCTCATGGCACTCTTTGACCCCGAAGATCATAACAGAAGATTCGTTGGCACTCCGGACTATCTCGCACCTGAGACTATTAATGGACTAGGCCAAGATGAAATGAGCGATTGGTGGTCCTTAGGCTGTATCATGTTCGAGTTTCTCTTCGGTTACCCCCCGTTCAATGCCCCCACTCCAGACGAAGTGTTCGAGAACATCCTACACCAGAGAATTAACTGGCCGCATGAGGCAGAAGAGCTAGCATCCCAGGAAGCCATTGATCTCATGAAAAGACTTATGACTCTGGATCCTCGCGAACGCATCGGAGCCAATGTTGGCGACAAATTCCCGAACGGAGGGGCGGAAATTCGCAGTCATCCTTGGTTCTCAGATATCAACTGGGAGACTCTGCTGGAGGATAAAGCACAGTTCGTGCCCAACCTTGAGAATCCCGAGGACACTGAGTACTTCGACGCCCGTGGCGCCACCCTACAGCCTTTTGCCGAAGAGTTAGAGGAAGGAATTTCTTCGCAACATGTCACAGCAGCAGACCGCCCTCACGACGCGCTGTTTAAGGTTCGCTCGCAGGTCAATTCGATGAAGCGGCCCTTGATGCCTCTTCACATTCCGCCGCATGTCCGTGACTCGCGTAGCAGGAGACTGAGTGAGCCAGCCTTGGCCGACGACTTTGGCAGCTTTTCCTTCAAGAATCTCCCCATGCTGGAAAAGGCCAACAAGGACGTTATCCAGAAGCTGCGCCAGGAAGCTTTGCAGGCCCAACAACGCCAATACAGCTCTTCCATTCCTCAAGCAATTCCACCAACGCAGGGTTCTGCAGCCACGTCCGGCCCTTTGTTGGAAGGTAGCCCGTTGCCAATGCCACTACAGCGAACCTTGTCTCATAATAAAGGCAACAACCGACCGTCGTCGCCTTCCAGCTTGAGCCAAGCTAACTCCTCTCCGAGCCGTCCTTCCCAGCCTTCATCCCCGCTTCTTGTGCAATTCAGTACCGGCAACAACCATGAGCGCAGAAAGACGTCAGGATCATCCTCGACGAATTCTCATCAGTCTAGCGGGTCTTTTGCGACCGGCAGTACTGATCAGGGCCGCATGGCAAATATCAAACTAggctcatcagcatcatctccCATTAAAATCGGTCGAGGAGGTACACACTCGCCGGATAAAACACCTTCGGGCCATCGACAGGGCAGTATCCCAACGACCCGAGCGAGATCTCAGACGATCGGATCTCAAGATGGAGAATTTTCGTCCTCTCTCGCAAAGGAATCGTATGTCGCAGGTCATTACAAGCGCCGCAGTCAGTTGTTTGATATATCACCTTCCTCGTCAGACAATGAGGACCCTCGTACGAAAGCTTTGCTTAAAGTCCAGCGCCGTCGGCAGAGCTCGAGACGCCTGTCCCagatcaacatcctcgatgGTCCATTCTTCCGGCCTTTGGACGTGCTTATATGTGAAGATCATCCGGTTTCCAGGATGGTGATGGAGCGCTTGTTTGAGAAACTACGCTGTCGCACAATCACCGCAGTGAATGGTGCAGAGGCGATGCGCTACGCCCTGAGTGAAGTCCAGTTTGATATCATCATGACTGAATTCAAGCTACCCCAGGTGAACGGAGCAGATCTGGCCCGCATGGTACGCGAAACGCGCAGTGCCAATCGACATACGCCAATAATTGCGGTGACTGGATATCTGAAGGATTTACCTGAAACACATCATTTCGACGCGCTGATTCAGAAGCCCCCAACCCTGACCAAACTCACTGAGGCTTTGTGTAAGTTCTGTCAGTGGAAACCTCCGCCGAAGGATTATAGCCCCTCTCAGCCTTTCGCCGGCCAGCCATCCACACTTCGTCACGCTGCTCTCGCCGCCAATGCAGATCAAAGCCCTAGCTCGACAACATCCCCAGGCTTCGCAGTCGTACCTTCAAGCTCATACCGAGGCTCGAGCCGGGAGGATTCTATCGGTAGTAGCTACTTCGGAGATATGGATTCCATCAAGGCCGAAGAGCCTCCTTTGGTTGTGAGTCGCCCCAAGGACGAGTGGGTGTCCAGCCACCCAGAAGGCCTGGGCATCTCGGACGATTCAACTCCCAAAAGTTCGACAGATTCCGAGTCCTATCCTAGCTCAAATGCAGTTCCTTTTCCACATTTGCTCCATGCCGCTTCAGCTCCCGCTGCCATGGAGCCATCTGGAAAGGCGAAACCTCGCAAACAACGTTCCAGTGAGTCCATCCGCGCGAAGAGACAGTcattggagaagaagcgctaCGAGTGCGCCGAATCtggcgatgacgaagatgaggagcttGGAAATGCGCCCGTGCGCACGCCTAGCTCGAGGTCTCGTTCCCACCGACCGGTTTCTAAGTTGGGGGtagagatgatgaggacgaacAGCCGGGGCAGTGTGGTTAGTGGCAGTGAAGAGCTGCTGAGAAAAGAACGCGAGGCACTGGAAAAGGGCAAAAATGGAGAATCTGAGAATGCAATTGAGAGCGGCGAGGAGCCGAcctcatcgtctccaagCACCTGTGATGTGGAGGACAGGTTCGACGGACTGCAGATCTCTCACAACACGATAGAGGAGAGACCCGACGAGGAAATCAGCCCAGGACACTCACCACTACCACATGGTACAGATCTGGACTCAACTCCGTCTGCAGCGACGCGGCCGAAGCAACTGTCCTGTTCACAACATGATAGGAGGATCACTGAGATTTATGGAGGGACTGCCAGCCAGTCTCCCGCCGCAAAGTCCAGTACGGAAACTCTCAAGAAGGGCCAAGTTACTCCTCCGATCATCGTGTCCAAAGAGGACGAACCCGGCGCTTCCGCGATGATCCTAAACACACCATCGCCCAGAATGTCAAAGGACAATCTAGGCACGGATGCCGACGATTACAATCGGACTACTGACTCCGAAGCCACGCCTCGACCTCGACATACTCCTTCCCCAAATCTAGATCATGATCATACCCCGCGACCATCTGAGCGATAG
- a CDS encoding GMC family oxidoreductase: protein MRFPIPLVSFLGLFTRLQSWIDGFSDLWESTLINDETFDYVVVGGGTAGVTLAVRLAEQKLRVALVEAGKTYELRFPIAAIPGAASIGVGSDIESGTPIDWKFVARNVTGANHRDIHYPRGKCLGGSSALNFMAYQRPTRDSMQLWADLVQNQSYTFDNTLPYYQETVQFTPPDALRRAANATAQYNPDAFAHEGQRPLHVSYPVYAMPFSTWMRLGVEEVGINETLDFNSGSLFGAQYGSFTIRPSDETRSSSQAAFLSPLPSSAYLKIYQSTMAKRILFNPQKQASGVRVTGLLRTFTLNAKREVIISAGVFHTPQLLMVSGVGPADTLAEHGIDIVQDAPGVGQNMWDHVFFGPTYQVALETFTKVPTDPWYLASQLAQYIFSHGGVLTSPVIDYLAFEKIPNSFRLNFSVQTIRDLSWFPNDWPEIEYISTAAYVGNFSNPVVSQPSGGKQYATILGALVAPTSRGNVTIASNDTSDLPIINPNWLSTEADQQIAIAAYKRIRGMFHSTAMAPIVVGDEYFPGSQYQTDAEILEVIRNTLMTIYHAACTCKMGTRDDPMAVLDSRARVFGVDRLRVVDASAFPILPPGHPQSTVCKMQEFILLGPLTNQLADMLAEKIASDIISSSSA, encoded by the exons ATGCGGTTTCCTATCCCCTTGGTCAGCTTCTTGGGTTTGTTCACAAGACTACAAAGCTGGATAGACGGTTTCTCCGATCTGTGGGAAAGCACATTGATTAATGATGAGACGTTTGACTATGTCGTTGTTGGTGGAGGTACTGCTGGTGTTACTCTCGCGGTCCGTCTAGCTGAGCAGAAACTCCGTGTCGCACTCGTCGAGGCCGGGAAAACATACGAACTCAGGTTCCCAATAGCAGCTATCCCTGGTGCCGCCAGTATAGGTGTGGGCTCTGATATTGAGTCTGGAACGCCAATCGATTGGAAATTTGTGGCTAGAAATGTCACTGGTGCTAATCACCGTGACATCCATTATCCCAGAGGCAAATGTCTTGGAGGATC GTCAGCTCTGAACTTTATGGCCTACCAAAG ACCGACCAGGGACTCGATGCAGCTCTGGGCTGATCTTGTTCAGAACCAGAGTTACACTTTTGACAACACTCTCCCCTATTATCAGGAGACGGTTCAGTTCACGCCCCCAGACGCGCTGCGGCGAGCCGCGAATGCTACAGCGCAATACAATCCTGATGCTTTCGCTCATGAAGGACAACGCCCGCTTCATGTATCATACCCTGTTTACGCTATGCCCTTTTCAACCTGGATGAGACTTGGAGTGGAAGAGGTGGGTATAAACGAAACGCTGGACTTCAACAGCGGATCATTGTTCGGTGCTCAGTACGGCAGCTTTACTATCCGACCCTCTGATGAGACTAGGAGCAGTTCGCAAGCCGCCTTTCTGAGTCCGCTACCTTCATCAGCTTATCTGAAAATATATCAGAGTACGATGGCAAAGAGAATACTATTCAACCCACAAAAGCAAGCGTCTGGGGTACGAGTCACCGGTCTACTGCGAACTTTCACCCTCAACGCAAAGCGAGAGGTGATCATATCGGCAGGTGTATTTCATACCCCACAGCTTTTGATGGTTTCTGGAGTCGGGCCGGCCGATACACTTGCAGAACACGGCATTGATATTGTCCAGGATGCCCCTGGCGTCGGTCAGAATATGTGGGACCATGTTTTCTTTGGACCAACGTACCAGGTAGCTCTCGAGACTTTTACGAAAGTACCAACAGACCCATGGTATCTCGCATCGCAACTGGCTCAATACATATTCTCTCATGGGGGAGTACTGACAAGTCCGGTCATCGACTATCTTGCATTTGAGAAGATCCCAAATTCCTTTCGTTTGAACTTCTCAGTCCAAACAATCAGGGACCTTTCGTGGTTTCCAAATGACTGGCCGGAGATTGAG TACATTTCAACAGCTGCTTACGTGGGAAATTTCTCGAATCCTGTTGTCTCGCAACCTTCGGGTGGTAAGCAATACGCAACAATCCTGGGTGCCCTTGTTGCGCCAACATCTCGCGGAAATGTGACCATTGCCTCGAATGATACCTCAGATCTGCCTATAATCAACCCAAATTGGCTTTCGACGGAGGCGGATCAGCAAATAGCGATTGCAGCGTATAAGCGTATCCGTGGTATGTTTCACAGCACGGCCATGGCGCCGATTGTTGTGGGAGATGAGTACTTCCCCGGGAGTCAGTATCAGACAGACGCGGAAATCCTCGAAGTTATTCGCAATACATTGATGACTATATATCACGCTGCCTGTACTTGCAAGATGGGAACACGAGACGATCCTATGGCAGTCCTCGATAGTCGGGCCAGAGTCTTTGGTGTCGATAGGCTGAGGGTTGTCGATGCCAGTGCATTTCCCATCCTGCCGCCTGGACATCCCCAGTCTACTGTCTGTAAGATGCAGGAGTTTATCCTTCTGGGGCCATTAACTAATCAATTAGCAGATATGCTTGCGGAGAAGATTGCATCcgacatcatctcctcctcatcagctTGA
- a CDS encoding C-3 sterol dehydrogenase/C-4 decarboxylase, producing MPQKRPTLELGSVLVVGGCGFLGWHIVDQLLNFPSETDASVALPKPEGDSRFDNPRLADRYPRCVAKVSVLDLRTANNRLPGAQYYDGDITSEESLLAIFRKVKPDVVIHTATANVLEGNKELLRKVNVDGTKTLLEVAGGDRGDWGGKCKAFVYTSSASVLHDTQSDLKNVNEDWPLIRGKLQLEYYSDTKAEAEEIVLKYNRASPSSMVTCALRPAGIYGEKDTTFTFKVLEHAAKASPTVLRMQLGDNNNLFDFTYVGNVAYSHLLAAYRLLATQTRYESGQSGPLDHEKVDGEAFNITNDSPVYFWDITRAAWALAGKVVEPNQVWQLSEDLLGPVGAVLETVFGLIGKTPRLTRRIVRYSCMTRYYSCEKAKYRLGYSPIVSVPEGLSRAVGYVLARERLESEKKGL from the exons ATGCCTCAGAAGCGGCCTACTTTGGAGCTGGGCTCTGTTCTGGTGGTCGGAGGATGCGGGTTTCTGGGCTGGCACATTGTCGATCAATTGCTCAATTTCCCTTCGGAGACCGATGCCAGCGTTGCCCTCCCGAAACCAGAAGGGGACTCTCGATTCGATAATCCTCGGTTGGCCGATCGGTACCCCAGATGCGTTGCGAAGGTCTCCGTTCTCGACCTGCGGACAGCCAACAATCGCCTACCCGGTGCACAGTACTACGACGGCGACATCACGTCCGAAGAATCTCTGCTGGCTATCTTCCGCAAAGTCAAGCCGGACGTCGTCATTCATACGGCGACGGCAAACGTTTTGGAAGGAAATAAGGAGCTGCTGCGCAAGGTCAATGTCGATGGAACCAAGACGTTACTGGAGGTCGCGGGCGGTGATCGTGGCGACTGGGGTGGAAAGTGCAAGGCCTTTGTGTATACGAGCTCGGCCTCCGTTCTGCACGACACACAGAGTGATCTGAAAAATGTGAACGAGGATTGGCCGCTTATTCGGGGCAAGTTGCAACTGGAGTACTACTCCGATACCAAG gccgaagccgaagaaaTAGTCTTGAAGTACAACCGTGCTTCTCCCTCATCAATGGTGACATGTGCTCTGCGCCCCGCAGGTATATACGGTGAGAAGGACACGACATTTACCTTCAAGGTCCTGGAGCACGCGGCCAAAGCATCCCCGACCGTTTTGCGGATGCAGCTCGGTGATAACAACAACTTATTCGACTTCACATACGTTGGCAATGTCGCCTACTCTCATCTGCTTGCCGCATACCGTCTTCTTGCCACTCAGACGCGCTACGAGTCCGGGCAAAGCGGCCCCCTAGACCATGAGAAAGTAGACGGTGAAGCTTTCAACATCACAAATGACTCTCCTGTGTACTTTTGGGACATTACTCGCGCTGCATGGGCGCTGGCTGGGAAGGTTGTGGAGCCTAACCAGGTGTGGCAGCTTTcagaggatcttctgggGCCCGTTGGCGCCGTACTCGAGACGGTATTTGGTCTTATTGGCAAGACTCCCCGTTTGACAAGGCGTATTGTCCGGTACTCATGCATGACTCGCTACTACTCCTGCGAGAAGGCCAAGTACCGACTCGGGTACAGTCCAATCGTCTCGGTCCCTGAGGGACTCTCCCGTGCGGTGGGATATGTGCTGGCACGCGAACGACTCGAGTCCGAAAAGAAGGGGCTGTGA